From Thermoanaerobacter uzonensis DSM 18761, a single genomic window includes:
- a CDS encoding AEC family transporter — MEHFIIVEKILLNIGIILLGYLFKRLKIIPDNAGDVLSKIVLYITLPATILIVFSEHTINLHLLILPIISILLGLLTFLLGYFIVKKVKLDDKDKWTLLVSICGYNIGLFALPFIQQVYGSKGVMTISMFDIGNSFIVFGLAYAVAFLGSDKENFNLKEVIRKIIFFFPLDIYLLSLLMNFLNIKLGEIVKDFIYQLSISNSFLALFTIGYFLDFNLNKDELKALGIGMFVKFLPGIILFLLLAFLFDTSQLIVKIIAIGSILPTPMVAVLYSNERGLNPKLASVFITMSIVIGVILMSIVMLKW, encoded by the coding sequence TTGGAGCATTTTATTATAGTAGAAAAGATTTTGTTGAACATTGGAATTATTTTATTGGGATATTTATTTAAAAGATTAAAAATCATACCAGATAACGCTGGAGATGTACTAAGTAAAATAGTTTTATATATTACACTACCTGCTACAATATTAATAGTTTTTTCTGAGCATACTATTAATTTGCATTTATTAATTTTGCCTATTATAAGCATTCTTTTAGGTTTACTTACTTTTTTATTAGGTTATTTTATTGTAAAAAAAGTTAAATTGGATGATAAAGATAAATGGACTTTATTAGTTTCTATATGTGGGTATAATATTGGTTTATTTGCTTTGCCTTTTATACAGCAGGTGTATGGAAGTAAAGGAGTAATGACTATTTCAATGTTTGATATAGGCAATTCTTTTATTGTTTTTGGACTTGCTTATGCTGTAGCATTTTTAGGTTCTGATAAGGAGAATTTTAATTTAAAAGAAGTAATAAGAAAAATAATTTTTTTCTTTCCACTTGATATATATTTATTGTCTCTCTTGATGAATTTTTTAAATATTAAGTTAGGAGAAATTGTTAAAGATTTTATTTATCAGCTCTCTATATCTAACAGTTTTCTTGCTTTATTTACAATAGGTTACTTTTTAGATTTTAACTTAAATAAAGATGAGTTAAAAGCTTTGGGCATAGGCATGTTTGTTAAATTTTTGCCTGGTATCATTTTATTTTTATTATTGGCATTTTTATTTGATACAAGCCAATTGATTGTAAAAATTATTGCAATTGGTTCGATACTCCCAACTCCAATGGTGGCTGTATTATATTCCAATGAAAGGGGACTTAATCCTAAACTAGCTTCTGTTTTTATAACGATGTCAATAGTTATTGGAGTTATATTAATGAGTATTGTTATGCTAAAATGGTAA
- a CDS encoding nitroreductase family protein: MDALDKLKNRKSCRSFLEKPIPDEDLDEILDIGLAAASGGNTQPITIIKVRNNETKKTLRQILGQNFIEAADTILFFILDFYKQRKWCQLSKSPYGRHRSFLEFIISLEDVMCTAQSIESACTLKDIGCVYLGTPNLRYEELKEILSLPELTIPVLAMCLGYPKNSGKPNKKLNKNAVIFEEKYKILSDEEIIKYYDNEKYNNIKININDKNFNLAEKLFEISKQVESDSFANEVKNYIKEKGYINAAQKLFGLHYNPIEMIGMNEWIWNFFKSQGFDFLDNSFHINRLDVK, from the coding sequence ATGGATGCACTAGACAAACTTAAAAATAGAAAAAGTTGCAGAAGTTTTTTAGAAAAACCTATACCAGATGAAGATTTAGATGAAATATTAGATATTGGGCTTGCAGCCGCAAGTGGTGGGAATACTCAACCAATTACCATAATAAAAGTAAGAAATAACGAAACAAAAAAGACTTTACGTCAAATATTAGGACAAAATTTTATAGAAGCTGCAGACACCATACTATTTTTTATTTTAGATTTTTACAAGCAACGCAAATGGTGTCAATTAAGCAAATCTCCCTACGGGCGCCACAGATCATTTTTAGAATTTATAATAAGCCTTGAAGATGTTATGTGCACAGCACAAAGCATCGAAAGTGCCTGCACTTTGAAAGATATCGGATGTGTATATTTAGGTACACCAAACTTGAGATATGAAGAACTAAAAGAAATATTGTCATTACCAGAACTTACAATACCCGTATTAGCAATGTGTCTGGGCTATCCAAAAAATTCTGGAAAACCTAATAAAAAACTCAATAAGAACGCTGTAATTTTTGAAGAAAAGTATAAAATTTTAAGCGACGAGGAAATAATAAAATACTATGATAACGAAAAATATAATAATATAAAAATTAACATTAATGATAAAAATTTTAATTTGGCAGAAAAATTGTTTGAAATTTCAAAACAAGTAGAAAGCGATAGCTTTGCTAATGAAGTAAAAAATTATATAAAAGAAAAAGGTTATATTAATGCTGCTCAAAAACTCTTTGGATTACACTACAACCCTATCGAAATGATCGGAATGAATGAATGGATATGGAATTTTTTTAAAAGCCAAGGCTTTGATTTTTTGGATAATTCTTTTCATATTAATAGGTTAGATGTAAAATAA
- the cimA gene encoding citramalate synthase has product MKSIRIYDTTLRDGVQGQGISFTVEDKLKIVKVLDEFGVTYIEAGNPGSNPKDIEFFERVKNIKLKNAKLIAFGSTRRANTTTEEDANVISLLNADTEVVTIFGKSWDFQVTEILKTALEENLKMIYDTVKFFKDKGKSVIFDAEHFFDGYKQNPEYALKTLEVALEAGADSVCLCDTKGGTFPMEVYEITKTVVDKFNTEVGIHCHNDNGMAVADSIMAVQAGAIQVQGTINGYGERCGNANLCTLIPNLQLLMGYKCVPDENLKQLTHLARFVSEIANITHDERAPYVGKNAFAHKAGMHADAVNKNTYSYELIDPSLVGNSRTFLISEVAGRGAVLNAINEMDPTITKDSPETKLILDKLKEMEYLGYQYENAGGSLELLIRKVLGKYKPAFNLKEFKVIVNEPSVNSVNSFAIIKVEVDGVEEIAAADGDGPVHALDNAVRRVLERFYPQIKEMRLTDYKVRVLDSNSATAAKVRVIIESTDGKDSWSTIGVSTDIIEASWRALVDSIEYKLNKES; this is encoded by the coding sequence GTGAAGAGTATACGGATATACGACACAACATTAAGAGATGGAGTTCAAGGACAAGGTATATCTTTTACTGTGGAAGATAAATTAAAGATAGTTAAAGTTCTTGATGAGTTTGGTGTAACCTATATTGAGGCAGGTAATCCTGGGTCTAATCCTAAAGATATTGAATTTTTTGAAAGAGTTAAAAATATTAAGTTAAAAAATGCTAAATTAATCGCTTTTGGCAGCACAAGAAGAGCGAATACAACTACCGAAGAGGATGCTAATGTGATTTCCCTTTTAAATGCTGACACAGAGGTAGTAACTATTTTTGGCAAGTCATGGGACTTTCAAGTTACAGAAATTTTGAAAACTGCTTTAGAAGAAAACTTAAAAATGATTTATGATACAGTAAAATTTTTCAAAGACAAAGGTAAGTCAGTTATATTTGATGCAGAGCATTTTTTTGATGGTTACAAACAAAATCCAGAGTATGCTTTAAAGACATTAGAAGTAGCATTAGAAGCGGGTGCAGACAGTGTATGCTTGTGTGATACAAAAGGCGGAACTTTTCCTATGGAAGTTTATGAAATAACAAAAACTGTTGTGGATAAATTTAATACAGAAGTAGGAATACACTGTCATAATGATAACGGAATGGCTGTCGCAGATTCTATAATGGCTGTACAAGCAGGGGCAATACAAGTACAAGGTACAATAAACGGTTATGGTGAAAGATGTGGCAATGCGAATTTATGTACCTTGATACCGAATTTGCAATTACTTATGGGATATAAATGTGTGCCTGATGAAAATCTGAAACAATTGACTCATTTAGCGAGGTTTGTAAGTGAAATTGCAAATATCACTCACGATGAAAGAGCGCCTTATGTGGGGAAAAACGCATTTGCCCATAAAGCAGGGATGCATGCTGATGCTGTAAATAAAAATACTTACTCTTATGAACTGATTGATCCTTCTTTAGTGGGAAATAGCAGAACCTTTTTGATTTCTGAAGTTGCCGGAAGAGGGGCAGTTTTAAATGCTATAAACGAGATGGACCCGACAATCACAAAAGATTCACCTGAAACAAAATTAATTCTCGACAAATTAAAAGAAATGGAGTATTTGGGGTATCAATATGAAAATGCAGGAGGCTCTTTAGAACTTTTGATAAGAAAGGTTCTTGGAAAATATAAACCAGCATTTAATTTAAAAGAGTTCAAAGTTATTGTAAATGAACCCTCTGTTAATAGTGTTAATTCTTTTGCAATTATAAAGGTGGAAGTAGATGGAGTGGAAGAAATAGCTGCTGCAGATGGAGACGGTCCAGTGCATGCTCTTGATAATGCTGTAAGAAGAGTATTGGAGAGATTTTACCCACAGATAAAAGAGATGAGGTTGACAGATTATAAAGTGAGGGTTTTAGATTCTAATTCTGCAACTGCTGCTAAAGTTAGAGTTATAATAGAGTCGACAGACGGAAAAGATTCTTGGAGCACAATTGGGGTTTCTACAGATATTATTGAGGCCAGTTGGAGAGCCCTTGTTGATTCAATAGAGTACAAACTTAACAAAGAAAGTTAA
- a CDS encoding DUF1848 domain-containing protein, with protein MIISASRRTDIPAFYSDWFFKRIEEGYVLVRNPFNFHQVSKVSLKKDAVDGIVFWTKNPEKMIPKLHLIEDYAYYFLFTLNPYDKRIERNVPEKSHIIEVFKKLSSKIGKERVIWRYDPIILIPEFDIEYHVKSFKEIMSELYGYTSKCIISFVTFYPKMRKNLEKIGAYEINKEQKLEITYRFYEIAKEHSIKLETCAEELDLSSYGVEHARCIDPDLIAELSGKKLNVGKDKNQRKLCGCAESVDVGAYDTCLHGCIYCYANSNISSIKENVKQYDVNSPLLCSKLAENDVIKERGIKSYAISQTSIFDK; from the coding sequence TTGATAATAAGTGCAAGCAGGAGAACGGATATTCCGGCTTTTTATAGCGATTGGTTTTTTAAAAGAATTGAGGAAGGCTATGTTTTGGTGAGGAATCCTTTTAATTTTCATCAAGTCAGTAAAGTCTCTTTAAAGAAAGATGCAGTAGATGGCATTGTGTTTTGGACAAAAAATCCAGAAAAAATGATACCGAAATTGCATTTGATAGAGGACTATGCTTATTATTTTTTATTTACTTTAAATCCCTATGATAAAAGAATAGAGAGGAATGTGCCAGAAAAATCACATATAATTGAAGTTTTTAAAAAGCTGTCTAGCAAAATAGGGAAAGAGAGGGTAATTTGGCGTTATGACCCTATTATTTTAATTCCCGAATTTGATATAGAATACCATGTAAAAAGCTTTAAGGAAATAATGTCTGAACTTTACGGTTACACTTCAAAATGTATCATTAGTTTTGTGACCTTTTATCCTAAAATGCGTAAGAATTTAGAAAAGATAGGTGCTTATGAGATAAATAAAGAACAGAAGTTAGAAATTACATATAGATTTTATGAAATAGCGAAAGAGCACTCAATTAAACTTGAGACTTGTGCAGAAGAATTGGATTTATCTTCCTATGGTGTAGAGCATGCAAGATGTATAGATCCGGATTTAATAGCGGAACTTTCGGGGAAAAAGCTTAATGTAGGAAAAGATAAAAATCAGAGGAAGCTTTGTGGTTGCGCTGAAAGCGTCGATGTTGGTGCTTATGATACTTGTTTGCATGGTTGTATTTATTGCTATGCAAACAGCAATATAAGTTCTATAAAAGAAAATGTAAAGCAATATGATGTGAATTCTCCACTGTTGTGTAGCAAATTGGCTGAAAATGATGTAATAAAAGAAAGGGGAATTAAATCTTACGCTATTAGCCAAACTTCAATTTTTGATAAATGA
- the pepT gene encoding peptidase T, with translation MSKVVERFLKYIKYHTTSNESSSSYPSTEGQLIFSKELANELEEIGLKEVNVDENGYVTALLPSNTDKKLPTVGFIAHMDTSPDMCGKDVKPQIIENYDGKDIILNKEKNIVLSPTEFPELKNYIGKTLITTDGTTLLGADDKAGIAEIITAMEYLINHPEIKHGNIKVTFTPDEEIGRGVDKFDVKKFNCDFAYTVDGGGIGEIEYENFNAASAKIKINGRNVHPGTAKGKMKNSILIGIELQNMLPEHETPAHTEGYEGFYHLNNFEGNVEQTKMYYIIRDFNKQTFLDKKEYLKSIVETLNKKYGEGTLELELKDQYYNMREIIEKHMHIVDTALEAMKLVGVEPKIVPIRGGTDGARLSYMGLPTPNLFTGGHNFHGKYEFIPTYAMEKAVEVIIKIIELYAQK, from the coding sequence ATGTCAAAAGTAGTGGAGAGATTTTTAAAATATATAAAATATCATACAACATCGAATGAAAGTTCCTCAAGTTATCCTAGCACTGAAGGTCAATTAATATTTTCAAAAGAATTAGCAAATGAGCTTGAAGAAATAGGCCTTAAAGAGGTAAATGTAGATGAAAACGGTTATGTTACGGCTTTACTTCCTTCAAATACTGACAAAAAACTCCCTACAGTAGGATTTATAGCTCATATGGACACAAGTCCTGACATGTGCGGCAAAGATGTAAAGCCTCAGATAATAGAAAATTATGATGGCAAAGATATAATCTTAAACAAAGAAAAAAACATAGTATTATCTCCTACTGAATTTCCAGAGCTCAAAAATTACATAGGAAAAACTTTAATCACCACAGACGGAACAACTCTTTTAGGGGCTGATGATAAAGCAGGAATTGCAGAAATAATAACAGCTATGGAATATTTAATAAATCATCCTGAAATAAAGCATGGCAATATAAAAGTAACCTTCACACCTGATGAAGAAATTGGTAGGGGTGTAGACAAATTTGATGTAAAAAAATTTAATTGTGATTTTGCTTATACTGTAGATGGTGGTGGAATTGGAGAAATAGAATACGAAAATTTCAATGCTGCCAGTGCTAAAATCAAAATTAATGGCAGAAATGTGCATCCAGGAACCGCAAAAGGAAAAATGAAAAACTCCATTTTGATTGGAATAGAACTCCAAAATATGTTACCTGAACATGAAACTCCTGCCCATACTGAAGGATATGAAGGTTTTTATCATTTGAACAATTTTGAAGGCAATGTAGAACAAACTAAAATGTATTATATTATCAGAGATTTTAATAAGCAAACTTTTTTAGATAAAAAAGAATACCTAAAAAGCATTGTAGAAACATTAAATAAAAAATACGGTGAAGGCACACTAGAGCTTGAACTTAAAGACCAGTATTACAATATGAGAGAAATAATTGAAAAGCATATGCACATAGTCGATACAGCATTAGAAGCAATGAAATTAGTAGGAGTGGAACCTAAAATAGTGCCTATAAGAGGAGGCACTGATGGAGCAAGATTAAGCTATATGGGGCTTCCAACACCTAATTTATTCACAGGAGGGCATAATTTTCACGGTAAATATGAATTTATACCGACATATGCAATGGAAAAAGCAGTCGAAGTTATAATAAAAATAATTGAGCTTTATGCACAAAAATAA